In Tachysurus vachellii isolate PV-2020 chromosome 7, HZAU_Pvac_v1, whole genome shotgun sequence, the DNA window gtttattttatatattacattattatacatgtaaataagtgtttattttatatatattatattattatacatgtaaataagtctttattttatatattatattattatacatgtaaataagtgtttattttatatatattattatatatacatgtaaataagtgtttattttatatatattattattatacatgtaaataagtgtttattttatatatattattattatacatgtaaataagtgtttattttatatatattattattatacatgtaaataagtctttattttatatatattattattatacatgtaaataagtctttattttatatatattattattatacatgtaaataagtctttattttatatatattattattatacatgtaaataagtctttattttatatatattattattatacatgtaaataagtctttattttatatattatattattatacatgtaaataagtctttattttatatattatattattatacatgtaaataagtctttattttatatatattattattatacatgtaaataagtctttattttatatatattattattatacatgtaaataagtctttattttatatatattattattatacatgtaaataagtctttattttatatattacattattatacatgtaaataagtgtttattttatatctattattattatacatgtaaataagtgtttattttatatatattattattatacatgtaaataagtgtttattttatatattacattattatacatgtaaataagtctttattttatatatattattattatacatgtaaataagtctttattttatatatattattattatacatgtaaataagtctttattttatatattatattattatacatgtaaataagtctttattttatatatattattattatacatgtaaataagtgtttattttatatatattattattatacatgtaaataagtctttattttatatattatattattatacatgtaaataagtctttattttatatatattattattatacatgtaaataagtgtttattttatatattatattattatacatgtaaataagtgtttattttatatatattattattatacatgtaaataagtgtttattttatatatatatattattatacatgtaaataagtgtttattttatatattatattattatacatgtaaataagtgtttattttatatattatattattatacatgtaaataagtgtttattttatatatatatattattatacatgtaaataagtgtttattttatatatatatattattatatacatgtaaataagtctttattttatatattatattatacatgtaaataagtgtttattttatatatattattattatacatgtaaataagtctttattttatatattatattattatatacatgtaaataagtctttattatatatatatattatacatgtaaataagtgtttattttatatattatattattatatacatgtaaataagtgtttattttatatattatattattatatacatgtaaataagtctttattatatatatatattattatacatgtacataagtgtttattttatatattatattattatatacatgatAGTAAGtcattaataaagtaataaatgtaaaactgtaGTGTTCAACACATGACCTGTACACAGGTTAATACTGTGTTAGggtttgtttataataaacactgttaatgttagtgttaatgtcagtgttaatgccagtgtcagtgttaatattagtgttactgttagcgTTAATgccagtgttagtgttaatgccAGTGTTAATACCagtgttaatgtcagtgttaatgttagtgttactgttagcgTTAATgccagtgttagtgttaatgccAGTGTTAATGCCagtgttaatgtcagtgttaatgttagtgttactgttagcgTTAATgccagtgttagtgttaatgccAGTGTTAATGCCAGTGTTAATGCCAGTGTTAATGCCagtgttaatgtcagtgttaatgttagtgttactgttagcgTTAAAGCCAGTGTTAGCGTTAATGCCAGTGTTAGCGTTAATGCTAgtgtcagtgttaatgttagtgttagtttTAGTGGTAATGTTAgttttagtgttaatgttagtgtttaaacagaaatgttaaaGTAACTGTTATGTAAAACCAGACTGTAGTtaactgaacactacactgtagttaactgaacactacactgtagTTTGACGTCACTTCCTGTCTGAAGGTCTCGAGGGTCTTCCCTTTGAGCTGCAGCGGAATTTCTCACTGATGACTGATTTGGACAACAGaactgaaggtgtgtgtgttaatgcatgAAGAACTGAACACAGTACATGTAGGTCTCCATCCCAGCACTTTAACTGCTCTCACTGGTCTGTGCAGAGAAGAAAGTGGAGATCGATGATCTGGTGTGTGAGTACATGGAGTGTGTGAGGAACCTGTCAGCTGAGGACCGAGTGGAGCTTCTAAAGAGGATCAATGGAGCCTACAGCAAGTGTCTAGAGTTCAGTGATGACAAAGTGCAGCTTGCCATGCAGATATacgagctggtgtgtgtgtgtgtgtgtgtgtgtgtgtgtgtgtgtgtgtgtgtgtgtcagagaaatTACAAGTGTATagaacattttacacacattcactttttataaattcatccattaggaataaaaaagaagagaagtcGAGTAAAGAAATGACAAGGATATTAAAGATAGGAGGAAATAAAGGGAGCAAAGAAGAAGAGATAAAAACAGATGAAAGATGGAGGAAAAGGAGAGAATATTTCACCTAAAATAAAGCTTCTGTACGGTGTGGCTTTAACTTTAACGTGCTTTGGTGCTTCAGTTGGTAATAAACATTGGTAATGTTTCTGTTCAGAGTCAGTGAGGCAGAGAGGTATTACCTTCTGCAGCCACTAGGGGGCAGAGCTTAGAGACGCTACAGCAAATATATTTCAGAAATGATTAAGAAGTTATTGACAACTAATTAATAATTGACTTATGTGGTATTTACTTACTGAATCAGTCatagtgtgggtgtgggtgtgtgtgtgcgcgtgtgtacaTGTTTTCACACAGGTGGACAAACACATCCGGCGTCTGGATGCTGATCTAGCACGCTTTGAGAACGAACTGAAGGACAAGCTGGAATTGAGCGGCCTCGAGAGCTCAGACGACAAGAAGAGTAAAAGTGCGAGCGGAATCAGATGACGAGCTACAACGCTAACTAATGTAGTTAACATGTACTGTAAACCTGTAGCCACCAGCAATGAGTATGTTCTTGTGTTCAGAGAAGAAGAACCTGAAGGACAGAAGAGGAGGGAGTGGGAGAGAAAAGAGCGGTTCTGGTCACGACTCTCCCAAACCCAAAGCACAGAAGAACACgtacgcgcacgcacacacacacacacacacacacacacacacacacacaggctagcgGCACACTGATGGTTAGCAGGGATTAGCCACACAGTGGTGATACTAAATGGTTTGGTCCTGTTTCAGAACTTCTCTGTAATGGTCTGTCTTGTTCATGTATTTGATTGATATGATGGATGAATGGTTTGGTCCATCTACAGTAGCTTTAGTAGCTAATGAGTTGATTAATAAGcatttagtctgtgtgtgtactgatagTTGTGTATCTGTTCTCTTCTGTCAGTGATGTTCTGCTGGATGTTCACTCGTCTGATGTTCTCGACATGCCTGTGGACCCCAACGAGCCCACGTACTGTCTGTGTGCTCAGGTCTCATACGGAGAGATGATCGGCTGTGACAACGCTGATGTACGAACATGTGCACACTCagtaatctcacacacatacacacacattaggtCAGAGCAGAGAGTcctgaacatcactgaacactggagtGAGGTTTAAAGGGTGAGCTGTgagctgagtgtgtgagttagttAGTCTGATTAACTCTGACTTGATTATtgaattgtgcttgttgtttTTCTAACAGTGTCCCATTGAGTGGTTTCACTTCGCTTGTGTCTGTCTGACGACTAAACCCAAAGGGAAATGGTAAGACACTGCTGATCAAACATCTCCACATCACTCTGCCTTGTTTctcttcattaatattcatgatctAAATGAATACATGGCTCTTCATCCAGATTTCACTAACATTAGCGTGTAGCATGACACTGTTTTATGTTGTCAGCTATAGTCCAGTGCTAATGAGGTGTGTTTTATAGTCTggaaaaaatgtctttattgaGAAAATGTTGACATTAAACATCTAATTGTTTCCTTTTTGCAGGTTTTGTCCTCGCTGCATACAAGACGTGAAGAAATGACGCCTGTGTTATTGGTCCTGCACTTTAATCAGTCCTTGTGATTATCGGCTTcccaaaaaaagtatttttttaatgcagcttATGCACTGTCCTGTTTGTACCAGGGAATTCTTCATAATTAGAGATGTTCTCCttaaatctgtattttatgattaaagttctttaaaatgacatttgatGTGTCTGAGTTGATGCTGCTGTGATTGGACCTGCTATAAGCCACGCCCCTTCTTCACTAAAACCTCATCTAAACCATTACTAGAGATGTTCTGTGTGACCCTAAACTAAATCCACGGTCCCCACCACATGCATGTCATGTCCTCATGGTGCAGGGTTTAGTGTGTTTGTTGGATCTGGGTTGGATgtaagagaagaaaagagattaAACTGACCCTGATACACTGCAgtatgagacacacacatatacacacatacagacacacacacatatacacacatacagacacacacacatatacacacacacacatagacacacacacatacagacacacatatacacacatacagacatccacacacagtacagatacacacacatatacacacacacacacacacatagacacacacatacagacacacacacatatacacacatatacacacatacagacatccacacacacagtacagatacacacacatatacacacacacacatagacacacacacacagacacacacatatacacacatacagacacacacacatatacacacatacagacacacacatatacacacacacacacatagacacacacacacatacagacacacatatacacacatacagacatccacacacacagtacagatacacacacatacacacacacatacagacacacacatatacacacatacagacacacacacatagacacacacacacatacagacacacatatacacacatacagacacacacacacatatacacacatacagacacacacacacatatacacacatacagacatccacacacacagtacagatacacaaatagagacacatacacacactcatacacaaacagacacacatgatTAGATGTAGTACTGGTGTAGATGTGTAATAGTTTGATATTAGCAGGTTGATGATATCCCACAATGCCCTGCGGTGGGTTTGCGTACAAATGAACCTTTAAGAGGtgataattcatttattatgtatttatactAACGAACCTGGGTCTGAGATATTGTTTTAGGTTTCTCacagtaaacaaacatttaaatttgtttacatAATTTAAAAAGTTTGATAAATAATTGTGATTATCGACAATTCCGATCCGTTACAAGAGTTTCCTTAACTTTAACGCTGTGAAAGCAGAAACGTTCCGCCTTGTTTATGGGAATTGTAGTTCTTTAGCTCGTTACGCTCACTCTTCCTGGTTAAGGACAGAACTTCATTTCCCATCATGCACAGCGGCTTGTCGAGCCGATGGACGGAATCCGTTTGCAGCGGAGTTTTGGTGGCTGTTCGAGTTTGGGGGAAACTTTTAGCAGGAGCTCGTGTCAAGGTTactaactttatatttatattgtttttatatttacacctTTTACAAACCGCGCAACACGTTAAAGTGAGCGATAAAATCATTTCACAAGTCTAAAACAGGGTAGGGCAAGTAGTTCCgcttcatatatacacacacacacacacacacacacacacacacacacacacacacacacacacacacacacacacacacacacacacacacacacacacacacacacacacacacacacacacacacacacacacacacacacacactatacacactatacacactacacacactacacacactacacacacactatacacacacacacacactacacacacacacacacacacacacacacacacactatacacacactatacacactatacacactatacacacaaactGATACAAGGTGCATGAGATCACTCACTCCAAAAGAGGTCTATAATTCAGTCTAAGCGAAAAGTTTAAAACTAGAgctttaactgtgtgtttgtgtgtttgtttgtgtgtagtgtttgtgtgtgtgtatatagtgaggtgtttgtgtgtgtatagcgtatagtatgtgtatatagtgaggtgtgtgtttgtgtatagtgtttgtgtgtgtatatagtgaggtgtgtgtgtatgtatagtgtttgtgtgtgtacagtgtttatatatagtgtatgtatagtatttgtgtgtgtatagtgtgtgtgtatagtgtgtgtgtgtacagtgtttatgtatagtgtttgtgtgtgtgtatattgtacagtatgtgtgtgtatagtgaggtgtgtatagtgtttgtgtgtgtataatgtttgtgtgtgtatagtgtacagtatgtgtgtatatagtgaggtgtgtatagtgtgtgtgtgtatagtgtgtatgtataatgtttgtgtgtgtgtataatgtacagtatgtgtgtatagtgtacagtatgtgtgtatatagtgaggtgtgtgtagtgtgtgtatagtgtctgtgtgtgtatagtgtgtatgtataatgtttgtgtgtgtatagtgtacagtgtgtgtgtataatgtgtgtgtatagtgtacagtatgtgtgtatagtgtacagtatgtgtgtatatagtgaggtgtgtgtagtgtgtgtatagtgtttgtgtgtgtatagtgtgtatgtataatgtttgtgtgtatagtgtgtatgtataatgtttgtgtgtgtgtgtgtgtgtgtgtatagtgtttgtgtgtgtgtgtatagtgtttgtgtgtgtatagtgtgtatgtataatgtttgtgtgtgtgtatagtgtttgtgtgtgtatagtgtgtatgtataatgtttgtgtgtgtgtatagtgtgtatgtataatgtttgtgtgtgtgtatatagtgaggtgtgtgtagtgtgtgtgtgtgtgtgtgtgtgtatagtgtttgtgtgtgtatagtgtgtatgtataatgtgtgtgtgtgtatagtgtgtatgtataatgtttgtgtgtgtatatagtgaggtgtgtatagtgtgtgtgtgtgtgtgtgtgtgtgtgtgtgcactattaTCACTTTAGCTAACATTAGGTAGTAGTTATTAATATGAATCCTCAAGGAATAAACTTgtaaattaaaaatcattttagtttCTCTCTTAAACTTTATTGAGCTGCACTTCATTTTTACACCTGAAGAATCAccggataataataataataataataataataataatgataataataataataatgatagtaataataataataataataatgatgataataataataataaaaacaataataataataatgataataataataataataataataattataataataataataatgatagtaataataataataataataataataataatgattattattattattattattattattattattattattataatattatccatttaaatatttacatatttcagATTAGAATAATTACTTGttattaacataataatatGATTGAGACTGGTGTATGTTATATATCTGTGTTCAGTAATAATGCATTAACACCGGTGTAAATGTGCAGATCAGATAGTAAGGTAAATGATGTTAATGTAGACTGATGGGAGGGGAAACacatggtctgtgtgtgtgtgtgtgtgtgagattaaccTGTGGAGTACTCTCTCATGTTAAAAGCTCCTCCCCTTTTGTAATTAAATGCCTTTTTGTGTTAATAAGACCCTGAGGTTGGAGTCACTCTGAGCACAAGCAGAAaggtctcactctcacacacaggaaGCTCAACTCACAAATTTCCTTTTATAGAAGCTGAGAACACAAAAGCTGTGACACTCTTCCTGTAAACAGTTCCTCCATATgcctgagagaaagacagacagacagacagactgccCGGGTCTGACCTGCAGtgaaacaggaagaggaaatgtTTCTGTTGTTCTCCACCAATCAGAGCAGGACAGGAAGTGAGTGATGGGGAAActccatcacaaacacacacacacacagacacacacaggtttttCCCTTTAATGGTATGTGTAAGGTTCACATCTCTCCTTAGTGTTAAAGAGCCACAACATGCAGCAatgaggagagaaagaaaggaggggaAAGAGATAAAAAGGGGtggtgatagagagagagagagagagagagagagagagagagagagatatgagatGAGATAATGTACAGGATTGTGCAGAACAGCagtcaactgaaatgtgagacagaatgtgtgtgcaaagagcataaaacagcatgtaaacatgtTGATGGATgtatttaaagtgtgtgtattcggtgtaggtctgtgcagtccatttTTTTGGTATcattttccagacggcaggagggtgaagagtgtgtgtgaggggcatgtggggtgaagtgtgtgtgtgtgtgtgtgggaggtccacaatgctgttggctttgcggatgcagc includes these proteins:
- the LOC132847814 gene encoding inhibitor of growth protein 5-like isoform X2, whose amino-acid sequence is MTDLDNRTEEKKVEIDDLVCEYMECVRNLSAEDRVELLKRINGAYSKCLEFSDDKVQLAMQIYELVDKHIRRLDADLARFENELKDKLELSGLESSDDKKSKKKKNLKDRRGGSGREKSGSGHDSPKPKAQKNTDVLLDVHSSDVLDMPVDPNEPTYCLCAQVSYGEMIGCDNADCPIEWFHFACVCLTTKPKGKWFCPRCIQDVKK
- the LOC132847814 gene encoding inhibitor of growth protein 5-like isoform X1, with product MAIAMYLEHYLDSLEGLPFELQRNFSLMTDLDNRTEEKKVEIDDLVCEYMECVRNLSAEDRVELLKRINGAYSKCLEFSDDKVQLAMQIYELVDKHIRRLDADLARFENELKDKLELSGLESSDDKKSKKKKNLKDRRGGSGREKSGSGHDSPKPKAQKNTDVLLDVHSSDVLDMPVDPNEPTYCLCAQVSYGEMIGCDNADCPIEWFHFACVCLTTKPKGKWFCPRCIQDVKK